A segment of the Vagococcus hydrophili genome:
ATAATTCCAAGACATTTTTATTGCGACTACCTGTTCTTAAGATAATTGCTAGCAATTCTTGATGATTTAATACTTCGGGGCCGTATTTTCTTAATCTCTCTCTTGGTTGTAATTCTTCATCATAATCTTTGAGTGATACAAACAAAAAATCCCTCCTCTTTATCTCATCTATAATGTACGAGAAAAGAGAGAGGGACTATTTTATTTTTCTGAGATAAAAGCTAAAACTTCTAATAAGTCTTTTTTAATACTGTGTGCTTTTTCTAAGGCTTCATCTGTTGGCGCTAATAAATCTGGGACCATGATTACAGACACGCCCGCCGCGTATGATGCTCTGATGCCATTTAATGAATCTTCTAACATCACTGTTTCATTTTTTGGAGTTCCTAATTTTTCCACAGCTTTTTCCACAATTTCTGGATCTGGCTTAGCATGAGTCACATCATTACATGACACAACATCGACGAAAAATTCTTTCAGCTCTGCTTTTACAAGTAGATCTTCAATGGTTTCTTTTGTGTTACTTGAAGCCACAATACAAGGAATACTTGCTTGTTTCAGGTAAGTTAGAAGTTCAACGATACCTTTTTTAAGAGGTGCGCCTGTTTCTTTAAATGTTTCCCTAACCACTTGGCGACTTTCATCAAAAAATTCACGAATCACTGACTCCTCCAAATAAGGATAGTCTTCAAGATATTTTTTAAAGACATGCTCCTCACTCAAACCAATCTCCGTTTTGTAATAAGCTTCATCGTAGCCTTTTAAACCATATTTTTCAGCCATCACGATGTTACTTGCACTGTAAATCGCTTCTGTATCTAATATCAAACCATCCATATCAAAAATGACACCACTTATTTTTTCCAATTAGTTGCCTCCTAATAAAATTTCTCTTACTTGGGAAATAAAGTACAGTGAACCAGTAATTAAAATCACATCGTCCCCTGTTAATTCTTCCATACTAACGGCTAAAGCTTCTTGCCATTTATCATAAGCATTCAGACCCATCTCGCTATATTGCTCTTTGGTAAATGCTTTCGGATAATCAAACGCTGTTACTTTTAAATCAAGATTAGGAACTGTTTTCAAGTCTCTAATCATTGAAGCGATGTCCTTAGTTGATAATGCCCCAAAAATTGTATGAATATGACTACCTTTGAATTCAGTTTTTAAGTTATTCACTAAAACTTCCATCGCATGCTCGTTATGAGCTCCATCTAAAACAATTAATGGCTCATCAGAAATTTTTTCCATACGGCCTGGCCAAAAAGCTTTCTTTAAGCCTTTCTTTATTTCTTTTCCAGAAACTGGTAAGCCTAATTTAGTTGAAACCACCTCATATAATTGAATCGCCACACTGGCATTATCGACTTGATGTTTACCAAGTAAACTAATCGTCATATGTGATAAATCAAGTGTTTGAGATTTAAAGTTAAAAATTTCTCCCCAGTTATCATCTGGTTGAATGTATTTACTTGAAAAATCAGTTTCATAACGGTAGATTGGACTTTTCAACATCTCTGCTTCTTTTTGAATCACTTCAAATGCAGCTTCATCTACGCGTCCCACAATCACAGGGACCTCTTGTTTAATAATTCCTGATTTTTGACCAGCTATTTCTTCAATAGTTTCACCTAAGATATCAATATGATCCAAACCAATCGTTGTAATAGCAGATACTAATGGTGTAATCACGTTTGTACAGTCATAGCGACCACCCAAACCAACTTCAACAATTACAATGTCAACATCAGAATCTAAGAAATATTGGAACATGATCGCCGTTAAAATCTCAAATTCAACGGCATTTTTTAAGTCTTCCACTGTATCCATATCGTCAACAAGTGGTTTAATTTTCGCAACTAAACGGACCAACTCTTCATCTGGAATTGATTTCCCGTTAATGGCGATGCGTTCGTTAAAGGTTTCAATGTAAGGGGATGTGAACGTGCCAACTTTTAATCCTTGTTCTTCAAGCAAACAACGAAGAAATGTCGTCGTAGATCCTTTCCCATTGGTTCCACCAATATGAACTGTTTTTAGTTTATGTTGGGGATTGTCCAATCTATTTAATAATTCATCAATTCTAATTAATCCTGGACGGATACCAAATTTAATGCGGTCATGAATCCAGGCTACTGTTTCTTCATAATTCATTGCTTAACCACCTATACATTTTTTATTATTGGTAAAAATTGCTTTTATTTCACGGGCTTAAAGTCTGCTATCACGACAACTTCACCACTAAGGATCAATCGAAAGTGCCGATTGGTCCTTAGTGCCTCCAGTTGCTCAGAGCAAAACGGTCTCTAAAGCACCTTTTGTAACTGTTTGATTCTTTCTGTTACGGCTGTTTGTTTTTCTAGGTAATCTTTTTCTTTGGCTTTTTCGCCTTCGACTACGGCTTCTGGGGCGCTTGAGACGAAGCGTTCGTTGTTTAATTTTTTCTGAACACGTTCTACTTCTTGTCCCCATTTAGCTAGTTCTTTTTCCAAACGAGCGATTTCTTCGTCGATATTGATTAAGTCTGCAAGTGGCAGGTAGATTTCTGCTCCTGTGATAACGGCACTCATTGATGTTTCTGGTGCGTCTACACTATCAGCAATCACTAATTCTTCTGGGTTACAGAAACGTTCAATGTATTTTGTATTTTCATTGAAGAATAGGTTTACTTTTTTATCGTTTGTTTTGATTAAAAGTGTGATTGGTTTAGACATTGGTGTATTCACTTCAGAACGAATGTTACGAACTGATCTGATTAATTCTTGTAAGACTTCCATTCCTCTAGCTGACGTTTCATCTGTAAATTCAGGTACTACTACAGGATAAGGCGCAGTGACTAATGATTCACCCTCGTGTGGTAATTTCTCCCAAATTTCTTCTGTCACAAACGGCATGATTGGGTGTAATAACTTAACAATCTTATCTAAAGTATAAGTTAAGACACTACGAGTCATGTTTTTCTGAGTTTCATCTTCTCCGTAAAGAATTTCTTTACTCATCTCAATATACCAATCACAGAAATCATCCCAGATAAAGTTATACAGCTGACGACCTGCTTCACCAAATTCAAAACGATCAAAGAAGTAAGTTACTTTTTCAATGGTTTCATTCAAGCGAGTTAAAATCCATTTATCAGCAACTGTTTTGTTGCCTTCTAAGTTAATATCTTCATAATTGAAGCCTTCTAGGTTCATAATAACAAAACGTGATGCGTTCCAAATTTTGTTAATGAAGTTCCAAGAAGAATCCATTTTTTCATAACTAAAACGCATATCTTGTCCTGGTGTTGAACCATTTGATAAGAACCAACGTAGGGCATCTGCTCCGTATTTCTCAATCACATCCATTGGGTCAATTCCGTTACCTAGAGATTTACTCATCTTACGACCATCTTCGGCACGAATTAAACCATGCATTAAAACTTTTTCAAAAGGACGTTCTCCAGTAAATTCTAAACTTTGAAAAATCATACGACTTACCCAGAAGAAAATAATGTCATACCCTGTTACTAAAGTGCTTGTTGGGAAGTAACGTTTAAAGTCTTCTGATTCTGTATCAGGCCAACCCATTGTTGAAAATGGCCATAAAGCGCTTGAGAACCATGTATCTAAAACATCTTCATCTTGCGTCCAGTTTTCAATATCGCTAGGCGCTTCATTTCCTACATACATTTCACCTGTTTCATTGTGATACCATGCTGGAATTTGATGTCCCCACCATAATTGACGAGAGATAACCCAATCATGGACATTTTCCATCCAAGTTAAGAAGGTTTGATCAAAACGTGGTGGATAGAATGTTACGGCATCTTCAGTTTGTTGATTTTTCATAGCCATTTCTGCTAATGGTTTCATTTTTACAAACCATTGTGTTGAAAGACGAGGCTCAACAACCACACCAGTTCTTTCAGAATGTCCCACGCTATGTACGTGTTTTTTGATTTCTTTAAGTAAACCTAGTTCATCTAAATCTTTAATCACTTGTTTACGGGCTGCAAAACGGTCCATACCTGCATATTTTCCAGCTAACTCATTCATTGTTGCCGTCGCATCCATTACATTGATACGCGGTAAGCTGTGGCGATTACCGACCTCAAAGTCATTAGGATCATGAGCTGGTGTAATTTTAACCACACCCGTTCCAAAGTCCATTTCAACATACTCATCAGCAATAATTGGAATTTCTTTATCCATTAATGGTAAGATCACTTTTTGACCAATTAAATGTTTGTAACGATCATCCTCAGGGTGAACGGCTACTGCTGTATCACCAAGCATTGTTTCTGGACGAGTCGTTGCAATTTCTAACTTGCCACTGCCATCAGCTAAAGGATAGTACATATGATAAAAGGCACCTTCAACATCTTTATGAATTACTTCAATATCTGAAAGAGCTGTTTTAGCTTGTGGATCCCAGTTAATAATATACTCCCCGCGGTAGATCAGTTCTTTTTCATAAAGTTTCACAAAAACTTTTTTCACAGCATCTGATAAGCCATCATCCAATGTGAATCGTTCACGAGAGTAATCCACAGATAAACCAAGTTTCCCCCACTGCTCACGAATATGACCAGCATATTCTTCTTTCCATTCTTTTGTTGATTCGATGAATTTTTCACGACCTAAGTCATAACGTGTTAAACCTTCACCACGTAATTTTTCTTCTACTTTTGCTTGCGTTGCAATCCCCGCGTGGTCCATTCCTGGTAACCATAACGTATCGAAACCTTGCATTCTTTTTTGTCTAATAATCATGTCTTGAAGAGTTGTATCCCAAGCATGACCTAAATGAAGTTTCCCTGTTACGTTTGGCGGTGGGATAACGATTGAATAAGGTTCTGCTGTTTTGTCGCCACTTGGTTTAAACACATCTTTATCTAGCCATTTTTTATAACGACCTGCTTCAACTTCTTTTGGATCAAATTTTGGTGCTAAATTGTTTTCTTCTGTCATCTCATATTGCCTTCTTTCTTATTTAGAATGTTATTTTTTTCGATAAAAAAAGCCCTAAAGTATTTCTACTTTAGGACGAATTGCTCGCGGTACCACCTAGATTACAGCGCATCAACATACACTGTCACTTTAAAGTGAGATAACGTTCACTAACCGAAAAAAATTCAGCTCATAAGCTACCTTCATACTTGTCAAAGGAAAATCTTTCAGCCAAGGATTTTCTTTCTAACTGCTTTTTAAAGTATTACTCCTCTTAATCTAAGCATTTTCATATTAGGTTCATTTTACAATGAAACACTACTCACGTCAAACTTAAATCAGATTTTTTGCTGCGTCAAGTGCGGCTTGGTAATTAGGTTCATGAGAAACTTCTGCCACAATCTCTTCATGAGCAATGTTACCTTTTGTATCAATCACAAAAATAGCACGTGCCAAGCGACCAATCTCAGGAATTAATAAACCATAGTTTTTACCAAATTCTAAATCTTCGTCGCGTAACATTGTCATATCAACGCCTTCAGCTGCACACCAGTTACCTTGTTCTTCTTTTGTGTTATTTGAAACAGTCACAAAATTAATCCCATTTTCACTAGCCGCTTCTTGATTAAAGCGTTTTGTTTGAATCGCACAGACAGATGTATCGATATCTGGAACGACACTTACGATTAATGGTTTGTTTGATAAACTAGCTAAATCGACTAACTTATCTTGTAAATCTACTAATGAAAAGACTGGGGCTTTTTCACCAACGATTGGTTGAATTCCTTCTAATTCTACTGGGTTACCTTTTAATGTTACTTGCATAAAAAAACACTCCTCTATCTTTATTTTAATCTCAGTATAAGGAGAAAAGAATAAAAAGACAAAGGAGATGCTTGTGATTAAATAGTTGTTAAATCGGGGTGATTGTAATTTTCATCGTAATAGATCAATGTTTGCAATTCAGTTGTTAAATCAATGTACTGAACTTGAACATGATGTGGTACTCTCAAGCGTTTTGGTGCAAAGTTTAGAATGGCAGTAACACCTGCATCCACCACTTCGTCAATGACTTGTTGCGCTTTACTGCTTGGCACCGTCATAATAACCGTTGTGATACTTTCTTTTTTGATCATCTCAGACATTTTAGCAATGTCTTCGACTTTAACATCATTAATTGTTTTTCCAATAAGTTCTGGATCTGAATCAAACGCAACAACAATATTTAAATTAGAATTTTTTCTAAAGTTATTATTAATCAACGCTTTCCCTAAATTACCAGCACCAACTAAAGCGATTCTCTTTTCAATTTCCGTATTTAAAATATTACTAAATACTTGAATTAAATAAGGAACATCATAACCATACCCACTTCTTCCTAGTTCACCAAAATGTGAAAAATCTCTTCTGATAGTGGCAGAAGGAATTTGAATCATTTGACTAAATTCGTTTGATTTAATTCTTTTTACTCCACTTTGATCTAAGGTTTTTAAGTAGCGAAAATACAAGGGAATTCTTTTAGCTGTAGCTTTTGGAATGGCATGATTTTTTTTCAAGTTTTCCATAAATAAATACTCCTTCCAAATTGTGACTATTTTCACATTAAGTGTATCATTTAATTTTTCACATTTCAATCAATTTGTGAAAAATATACGTAAAAAGAGAAATTTCAGACATTTTTTCGACAATTTGCTTTAATTAATTACCTTTTATAAAAAATAAACTTTAAATATAACATCCTTTTAGTTTTTATTGTTTTATTATGCTTTCCAGCTCAAATAACTTGGAATCAAAAAATAAGAAAAGAACTTAATTATATGTGGCAGTTAGCTGACGAACTTCATTTATCTATCTCAGATATCAGTCAGATTTCTGGTATCGGAACCCTTGATTTAAAAGCTAGTAAAGAAAAAAAGAGCTCTGTTTTTATTCCTAGAAGAAAAGCAGTTCTTACAACGATTAGAAAATTAGAAGCAAAAAAAGAGCTTGGAGATAAGAATTAAACTTATCTCACAGCTCTTTTTAAATTTCTTCTTTATGTAGTTTTAGTAAGATAATCGCAATCCATGAAGACATAAACGCTGGAAGAAGTAACGCTACCCAAATTGATGGATCACTAATATCATCCTTTAACATCTTCTCTAACTGACTTCCTTGGATAAACTTATCAAAGACTAATTGATACATCGTAATGTAGATTAAACTCCACTGAATATAGTATTCAATCAAAGTAAAAACAGACATGGATAATTTAAATTTTACGGTTGCCCATCTTAATAAGTAGTATGATAATAAACCTGACAGAATGGCACTTAATAAAACATATGTAAAAATATTTCCTGTGCTAAGTACTGGAATATATTCTACTAATTGATTGGTTCCCAAAAATGTAACCACAATAAGAATCCCATTTACGACAAGTAGCCCTAATAATACTAAAATAGATTTCAAAAATACGTATTTATCGATTTTTTTAGAAAACATCAATCGACTAATAAAGAAGATAACGCATAAAAGTAATATATTCATTGTTTCTCCTATTTCCTCTAACTATTAGAACAAGTCATCCATTTC
Coding sequences within it:
- a CDS encoding HAD family hydrolase, which produces MEKISGVIFDMDGLILDTEAIYSASNIVMAEKYGLKGYDEAYYKTEIGLSEEHVFKKYLEDYPYLEESVIREFFDESRQVVRETFKETGAPLKKGIVELLTYLKQASIPCIVASSNTKETIEDLLVKAELKEFFVDVVSCNDVTHAKPDPEIVEKAVEKLGTPKNETVMLEDSLNGIRASYAAGVSVIMVPDLLAPTDEALEKAHSIKKDLLEVLAFISEK
- a CDS encoding bifunctional folylpolyglutamate synthase/dihydrofolate synthase, which codes for MNYEETVAWIHDRIKFGIRPGLIRIDELLNRLDNPQHKLKTVHIGGTNGKGSTTTFLRCLLEEQGLKVGTFTSPYIETFNERIAINGKSIPDEELVRLVAKIKPLVDDMDTVEDLKNAVEFEILTAIMFQYFLDSDVDIVIVEVGLGGRYDCTNVITPLVSAITTIGLDHIDILGETIEEIAGQKSGIIKQEVPVIVGRVDEAAFEVIQKEAEMLKSPIYRYETDFSSKYIQPDDNWGEIFNFKSQTLDLSHMTISLLGKHQVDNASVAIQLYEVVSTKLGLPVSGKEIKKGLKKAFWPGRMEKISDEPLIVLDGAHNEHAMEVLVNNLKTEFKGSHIHTIFGALSTKDIASMIRDLKTVPNLDLKVTAFDYPKAFTKEQYSEMGLNAYDKWQEALAVSMEELTGDDVILITGSLYFISQVREILLGGN
- a CDS encoding valine--tRNA ligase — its product is MTEENNLAPKFDPKEVEAGRYKKWLDKDVFKPSGDKTAEPYSIVIPPPNVTGKLHLGHAWDTTLQDMIIRQKRMQGFDTLWLPGMDHAGIATQAKVEEKLRGEGLTRYDLGREKFIESTKEWKEEYAGHIREQWGKLGLSVDYSRERFTLDDGLSDAVKKVFVKLYEKELIYRGEYIINWDPQAKTALSDIEVIHKDVEGAFYHMYYPLADGSGKLEIATTRPETMLGDTAVAVHPEDDRYKHLIGQKVILPLMDKEIPIIADEYVEMDFGTGVVKITPAHDPNDFEVGNRHSLPRINVMDATATMNELAGKYAGMDRFAARKQVIKDLDELGLLKEIKKHVHSVGHSERTGVVVEPRLSTQWFVKMKPLAEMAMKNQQTEDAVTFYPPRFDQTFLTWMENVHDWVISRQLWWGHQIPAWYHNETGEMYVGNEAPSDIENWTQDEDVLDTWFSSALWPFSTMGWPDTESEDFKRYFPTSTLVTGYDIIFFWVSRMIFQSLEFTGERPFEKVLMHGLIRAEDGRKMSKSLGNGIDPMDVIEKYGADALRWFLSNGSTPGQDMRFSYEKMDSSWNFINKIWNASRFVIMNLEGFNYEDINLEGNKTVADKWILTRLNETIEKVTYFFDRFEFGEAGRQLYNFIWDDFCDWYIEMSKEILYGEDETQKNMTRSVLTYTLDKIVKLLHPIMPFVTEEIWEKLPHEGESLVTAPYPVVVPEFTDETSARGMEVLQELIRSVRNIRSEVNTPMSKPITLLIKTNDKKVNLFFNENTKYIERFCNPEELVIADSVDAPETSMSAVITGAEIYLPLADLINIDEEIARLEKELAKWGQEVERVQKKLNNERFVSSAPEAVVEGEKAKEKDYLEKQTAVTERIKQLQKVL
- the tpx gene encoding thiol peroxidase, whose protein sequence is MQVTLKGNPVELEGIQPIVGEKAPVFSLVDLQDKLVDLASLSNKPLIVSVVPDIDTSVCAIQTKRFNQEAASENGINFVTVSNNTKEEQGNWCAAEGVDMTMLRDEDLEFGKNYGLLIPEIGRLARAIFVIDTKGNIAHEEIVAEVSHEPNYQAALDAAKNLI
- a CDS encoding redox-sensing transcriptional repressor Rex; this encodes MENLKKNHAIPKATAKRIPLYFRYLKTLDQSGVKRIKSNEFSQMIQIPSATIRRDFSHFGELGRSGYGYDVPYLIQVFSNILNTEIEKRIALVGAGNLGKALINNNFRKNSNLNIVVAFDSDPELIGKTINDVKVEDIAKMSEMIKKESITTVIMTVPSSKAQQVIDEVVDAGVTAILNFAPKRLRVPHHVQVQYIDLTTELQTLIYYDENYNHPDLTTI
- a CDS encoding SA1002 family membrane protein; translated protein: MNILLLCVIFFISRLMFSKKIDKYVFLKSILVLLGLLVVNGILIVVTFLGTNQLVEYIPVLSTGNIFTYVLLSAILSGLLSYYLLRWATVKFKLSMSVFTLIEYYIQWSLIYITMYQLVFDKFIQGSQLEKMLKDDISDPSIWVALLLPAFMSSWIAIILLKLHKEEI